A region of Chitinophaga horti DNA encodes the following proteins:
- a CDS encoding TolC family protein, whose product MRYRKFILSTAFLLLTKGLFAQVLTVKDALETALTNYNSIKAKAAYANASRASVNQARKEALPNFVLSAQQDYGTVNGQNGPAYGFGGYGVASSGLPLAEQNWNAAFGALYLANLNWDFYTFGKVRERIATAERIAERDASDRDQEQFQHQVRVVSAYLNLLAAQRLTRSQENNLARADTFRLVVATKARNGLIAGVDSSLANAEVSNARIALIRAKDVEQDRANQLSLLMGIPPQQQFTLDTLFITRIPGNVVSADSVSAQHPLLQFYTNRLRVSQEQEHYFRTLKYPNFTLFSVIQTRASGFSHLYATDQTAYNHKYWEGVKPSRSNYLFGVGVTWNLTGILRAGQQVTAQHQVSEGMRYEAELVNQQLQAQQDLAGVKMKNALAAYNEAPLQVRSSSDAFTQRSVLYRNGLNTIVDVTQALYTLNRAETDRDIAFANVWQALLLKAASTGNLSIFTNEF is encoded by the coding sequence ATGCGTTACAGAAAATTTATCCTTAGCACAGCCTTTCTTCTCCTCACAAAAGGATTGTTTGCACAGGTCCTCACGGTCAAAGATGCATTAGAAACGGCCCTTACGAATTACAACAGTATTAAAGCAAAAGCCGCCTACGCCAATGCTTCCCGCGCCTCTGTTAACCAGGCGAGGAAAGAAGCTTTGCCGAATTTTGTGCTGTCGGCACAACAAGACTATGGTACGGTGAACGGACAAAACGGTCCGGCTTACGGCTTCGGCGGTTACGGCGTGGCCTCTTCCGGCTTACCGCTGGCAGAACAGAACTGGAATGCGGCCTTCGGCGCGCTGTACCTGGCCAACCTTAACTGGGACTTCTACACCTTCGGTAAAGTACGCGAACGTATCGCCACTGCCGAAAGGATTGCAGAAAGAGATGCCAGCGACAGGGACCAGGAGCAGTTCCAGCACCAGGTGCGCGTCGTATCTGCTTACCTCAACCTGCTGGCCGCCCAGCGCCTCACCCGCTCACAGGAAAACAACCTGGCCCGCGCCGATACATTCCGCCTGGTAGTGGCTACCAAAGCGCGCAACGGCTTAATTGCCGGGGTCGACAGCTCCCTCGCCAACGCAGAAGTGAGCAACGCCCGCATCGCACTGATCCGCGCTAAGGACGTGGAGCAAGACCGGGCAAACCAGTTATCACTCCTGATGGGCATACCGCCACAGCAGCAGTTTACACTCGACACGTTGTTCATCACGCGTATACCGGGCAATGTGGTATCCGCAGATTCGGTATCTGCCCAACACCCATTGTTACAATTTTACACGAACCGTTTACGGGTAAGCCAGGAGCAGGAGCATTACTTCCGCACCTTAAAGTACCCGAATTTTACGCTGTTTAGCGTGATACAGACCCGCGCCTCCGGCTTCAGTCACTTGTATGCAACGGATCAAACTGCCTATAACCATAAATATTGGGAGGGCGTAAAACCCAGTCGCAGCAACTACCTTTTCGGCGTTGGTGTCACCTGGAACCTCACCGGCATATTACGCGCCGGCCAGCAGGTAACCGCACAACACCAGGTGTCGGAAGGCATGCGTTACGAAGCCGAACTGGTAAACCAGCAATTACAGGCCCAGCAAGACCTTGCCGGTGTGAAGATGAAGAACGCGCTGGCGGCATATAACGAAGCGCCTTTACAGGTACGCTCCTCTTCCGATGCGTTTACACAACGTTCGGTATTGTACCGGAACGGACTGAATACCATCGTGGATGTAACGCAGGCGCTGTACACGCTTAACCGCGCGGAGACAGACAGAGACATTGCTTTCGCCAATGTATGGCAGGCATTGTTACTCAAAGCGGCATCGACTGGCAATTTATCCATATTTACGAATGAATTTTAA
- a CDS encoding sensor histidine kinase — MKLGTKNILEQKWLQELIILVFTFVLFSMNDWVLITTWVKFWKGCVYFLVLYSHAQINRFLLLPILLKQHKPLVYTLSAIILALIFAGVLHGVADEWLYKNCYLYKSVKQDTYLYHLATIVATFICVMGPVLLLRYYREQKKKGQEQKLIAEMQLDLLRSQLNPHFLFNTFNTLYGISLQFPKRAPDLIMQVSTLMRYQLDSSQKEMVPLNEELSFIESYIMLEKERIGYRCDIGYHQDIDVEGDYRIAPMLLIAFVENAFKHGTGAIDACFVHIFAEVKDRVFSFRIVNSIPKKKAVVPSTKIGIRNTIERLNILYAGQYELEIGEQGEEYIVDFKLRL, encoded by the coding sequence TTGAAACTGGGTACAAAAAACATCCTGGAGCAAAAGTGGCTGCAGGAGCTGATTATATTGGTTTTTACCTTCGTGTTGTTCTCTATGAACGACTGGGTGCTGATCACCACCTGGGTAAAGTTCTGGAAGGGATGCGTGTACTTTTTAGTACTGTATTCGCATGCCCAGATCAACCGCTTTTTATTGCTGCCGATATTGTTGAAGCAACATAAGCCGCTGGTATATACCCTGTCGGCCATCATACTCGCCCTCATTTTTGCCGGCGTACTACATGGCGTGGCAGATGAATGGCTGTATAAAAACTGCTACCTGTACAAGTCCGTTAAGCAGGACACTTACCTATATCACCTCGCCACCATCGTTGCTACTTTTATTTGTGTGATGGGCCCCGTGTTGTTACTGCGTTACTACCGGGAACAAAAGAAAAAAGGGCAGGAGCAGAAACTGATCGCAGAAATGCAGCTCGATCTTCTACGCAGCCAGCTTAACCCCCACTTCCTTTTTAATACCTTTAATACTTTATACGGCATCAGCCTGCAATTCCCGAAACGCGCCCCCGATCTTATTATGCAGGTATCTACGTTGATGCGTTACCAGCTGGACAGCTCCCAGAAAGAAATGGTACCGCTGAACGAGGAGTTGTCATTCATCGAAAGTTATATCATGCTCGAAAAAGAGCGCATCGGCTATCGCTGCGATATCGGTTATCACCAGGATATAGATGTGGAAGGCGATTATCGCATCGCTCCTATGTTGCTGATCGCGTTCGTGGAGAACGCATTTAAGCACGGCACAGGCGCTATCGACGCGTGTTTTGTGCATATCTTCGCAGAAGTAAAAGACCGGGTGTTTTCTTTCAGGATCGTGAATTCTATCCCGAAAAAGAAAGCAGTCGTACCATCTACCAAAATAGGCATTCGTAATACCATTGAGCGGTTGAATATCCTGTACGCCGGCCAGTATGAGCTGGAAATCGGCGAGCAGGGAGAGGAATATATCGTGGATTTTAAACTCCGGTTATAA
- a CDS encoding LytR/AlgR family response regulator transcription factor has translation MKKSCIIVDDEPAAHYVLMSHLNQVPDLEVIGQFYNGIEAQQFLEFNEVDLMFLDINMPEITGLDLLRHLSHPPKTVLTTAYSEFALESYDYGVIDYLMKPIYFPRFLLSVDRFFSYYNVSDRGSVVVAPSSLAVKVDGVMVDIDLNELLYTQSLGNYVKLFTPNKTYLASITTNDLEHSLPAAKFMRIHKSYIVSIDRIAAYGKDYVQINDFRMPVGITYRQKLMEKMNG, from the coding sequence ATGAAGAAGTCGTGTATTATTGTGGATGATGAACCTGCGGCGCATTACGTGTTGATGAGCCACCTCAACCAGGTGCCCGACCTGGAGGTGATCGGACAGTTTTATAACGGCATAGAAGCGCAGCAGTTCCTGGAATTTAACGAGGTAGACCTCATGTTCCTCGACATTAATATGCCTGAAATTACCGGCCTCGATCTGCTCAGGCATTTATCGCATCCCCCTAAAACCGTTTTAACTACCGCTTATTCCGAGTTTGCGCTGGAGAGTTACGACTACGGCGTCATCGACTACCTGATGAAGCCGATCTATTTCCCCCGCTTCCTGCTGAGCGTCGATCGCTTCTTCAGCTACTACAATGTAAGCGACCGTGGCAGCGTGGTGGTAGCTCCCAGTTCCCTCGCCGTAAAAGTCGACGGCGTGATGGTCGACATTGACCTGAATGAATTGCTGTACACCCAAAGCCTCGGCAACTATGTAAAACTGTTTACCCCCAATAAAACCTACCTCGCCTCCATCACCACCAACGACCTCGAACATAGTTTACCTGCTGCGAAGTTCATGCGCATCCACAAATCCTACATCGTATCCATCGACAGGATTGCCGCTTACGGAAAAGACTATGTGCAGATCAATGATTTCAGGATGCCGGTAGGCATTACCTACCGGCAAAAGCTGATGGAAAAGATGAACGGGTAA
- a CDS encoding fatty acid desaturase family protein — MSIRKKKEIVRFASKDTNLFADRVKMKVDEYFSNRGISRYANPGMWVKTVCMILLYILPYLALVLGFTDGSVWAFLGMWALMGLGVVGIGTSVMHDANHGTYSSRKNVNAFMSHILEVIGGYTVTWRIQHNVLHHTYTNLNGLDEDITPTTFLRFSPSAELKPYHRLQFIYAWVLYSAMTLFWMTAKDFRQLLRYERHDLLVKQKTTLPVALTYLSIFKMFYFGYVIALPILFSGFAWWMVVLGFVVMHVIAGLSLASIFQLAHIMESSDFAEPVIDKGGKKQMENNWAVHQLLNTSNYSPRNRFLTWFIGGLNYQIEHHLFPHICHVHYARLSPIVRSTAQEFGLPYHEQPNLFKALLSHVKMLRVLGRK, encoded by the coding sequence ATGAGTATCCGGAAAAAGAAAGAGATCGTGCGTTTCGCGTCCAAGGACACTAACCTTTTTGCCGATCGTGTTAAGATGAAAGTAGATGAGTATTTTTCCAATCGTGGCATATCCCGGTATGCAAATCCCGGCATGTGGGTAAAAACGGTTTGTATGATACTGTTGTATATATTACCTTATCTCGCCCTGGTGCTGGGATTTACAGACGGCAGTGTATGGGCATTTCTCGGTATGTGGGCGCTGATGGGACTCGGTGTGGTAGGCATCGGCACTTCCGTGATGCACGATGCTAATCATGGCACCTATTCGAGTCGCAAAAATGTGAATGCTTTTATGAGTCATATCCTGGAGGTGATCGGTGGTTACACCGTTACCTGGAGGATACAGCACAACGTTTTACACCATACTTATACCAATTTAAACGGGCTGGACGAAGACATCACGCCTACCACATTCCTTCGCTTTTCGCCCAGCGCAGAACTGAAGCCGTACCACCGCCTGCAATTTATCTACGCATGGGTGCTGTATTCGGCTATGACGCTGTTTTGGATGACAGCCAAAGACTTCCGCCAGTTACTTCGCTATGAGCGGCACGATTTGCTGGTAAAACAGAAAACAACACTCCCTGTAGCGCTTACTTACCTCAGCATCTTCAAAATGTTCTATTTCGGATACGTGATCGCATTGCCGATTCTCTTCTCTGGCTTCGCCTGGTGGATGGTCGTACTGGGATTCGTCGTAATGCACGTCATTGCGGGCCTGTCACTGGCCAGTATCTTCCAGCTGGCGCATATCATGGAGAGTTCGGACTTTGCCGAACCTGTCATCGATAAAGGTGGCAAAAAGCAGATGGAAAACAACTGGGCGGTGCATCAATTACTAAACACCAGCAACTATAGCCCCCGCAACCGTTTTCTTACCTGGTTTATCGGCGGACTTAATTACCAGATAGAACATCACCTGTTCCCGCATATCTGCCATGTGCACTATGCACGCCTCTCGCCTATTGTACGCAGTACGGCGCAGGAGTTTGGCCTGCCGTATCATGAGCAGCCAAACTTGTTTAAAGCGCTGCTTAGTCACGTAAAAATGTTGAGGGTATTAGGGCGTAAATAA
- a CDS encoding phosphatase PAP2 family protein, whose product MSGKSISVLILFVLTGTGAARCQSGQLPDSILRPTIKWKMQQTPAEKPFSRRAFLVPATMVVFGAVAAASDGGLRNIDFHMKEEIYTEELPRRTKIDNVLQFTPAAGAFLLDVAGVKGKNNLRDRAMIFGMSMAIMNATVFTTKRLTQQHRPDGSNFSSFPSGHTANAFAGAELLRREFSEVSPLYGIAGYAVAATTGYMRIRNNKHWFSDVVAGAGVGILSTDLAYYLYPKIRNKIFKSDNPTATTFIMPTYSSGSFGFSFSKTF is encoded by the coding sequence ATGAGCGGAAAATCGATTTCAGTCCTTATACTCTTCGTACTCACCGGAACCGGTGCGGCCAGGTGCCAGTCCGGCCAACTGCCCGACAGTATCCTGCGCCCGACGATCAAGTGGAAGATGCAACAAACGCCGGCGGAAAAGCCGTTTTCCAGGCGAGCGTTCCTGGTACCGGCTACCATGGTAGTTTTTGGCGCAGTAGCGGCGGCCAGTGATGGGGGCTTAAGGAATATTGACTTCCATATGAAAGAGGAAATCTACACAGAGGAACTACCCAGGCGCACCAAGATTGATAATGTATTGCAGTTCACACCGGCGGCGGGCGCTTTTTTGCTAGACGTGGCAGGGGTGAAAGGAAAGAACAACCTGCGCGACAGGGCGATGATCTTCGGCATGTCGATGGCAATTATGAACGCGACCGTATTCACGACTAAGCGGCTCACGCAGCAACATCGGCCGGACGGGTCCAATTTCAGTTCGTTCCCTAGCGGGCATACGGCCAACGCGTTTGCGGGGGCGGAGTTGTTAAGAAGGGAATTTAGTGAGGTATCGCCCTTATACGGCATCGCAGGTTACGCGGTGGCGGCTACTACAGGGTATATGCGTATACGAAATAATAAACACTGGTTTAGCGACGTAGTGGCTGGCGCAGGTGTAGGTATTCTTTCTACCGACCTCGCTTACTACCTTTATCCGAAGATCAGGAACAAGATATTTAAAAGCGACAACCCAACAGCGACTACCTTCATTATGCCGACGTATTCCAGCGGTAGTTTCGGGTTCAGCTTTTCGAAAACTTTTTAA
- a CDS encoding UBP-type zinc finger domain-containing protein, with the protein MAQQAPCNHIEAITEVKVGQEGVCEECIKTGSDWVHLRTCQTCGVTHCCDDSPMKHATKHFHRSGHPVIASAEPGERWLWCYADKAFVEY; encoded by the coding sequence ATGGCCCAACAGGCACCCTGTAATCATATAGAAGCGATCACCGAAGTAAAAGTAGGCCAGGAAGGCGTATGCGAAGAATGTATAAAAACCGGCAGCGACTGGGTACACCTGCGCACCTGCCAAACCTGCGGCGTAACACATTGCTGCGACGATTCCCCGATGAAACACGCCACGAAACACTTTCACCGCAGCGGTCATCCGGTGATCGCCTCGGCGGAACCCGGGGAGCGGTGGTTATGGTGTTATGCGGATAAGGCGTTTGTGGAGTATTAG
- a CDS encoding FAD-dependent oxidoreductase — MTNLPIIFCIDDDAQVLRAIVRDLKNKYREEYRILSTTIVQEALDSLLELKNKGETVSLFLTDQRMPEMDGVTFLEHARKFYPDAKRVLLTAYSDTEAAIKAINQVQLDYYLIKPWDPPEEKLYPVIDELLDEWRGMYRPEFRGIKVTGYQFSRDSHAVKDFLAGNLIPYQWLDIQNSEEGQRLLKLNKLDNNSLPVVFMDDGSYLCKPSIGDIAAKVGLNPQIKHDMYDVVIIGAGPAGLAAGVYGASEGLKTLLIERRAPGGQAGTSSRIENYLGFPTGLSGAELTRRAITQATRLGTEFITPQAVKDIKQSGGYNKIILDDDREINTRSIVITTGVDYRKLDTKGIADFTGAGIYYGAAMTEATACKGQNVFVVGGGNSAGQAAMYLSKFAQNVYILIRKDDLSSTMSSYLIDQIAGTDNIVVRPKTEIIEARGTDRLEELVIREIETGNTTTERAGALYIFIGAKPFTDWIKMDIIKDPKGFIETGRELKNYDNFARVWKQNRDPYLLETSCPGIFAAGDVRASAMNRVAAAVGEGSMAISFVHKFLAEVK, encoded by the coding sequence ATGACAAACCTGCCAATCATATTTTGTATAGACGATGACGCCCAGGTATTGCGCGCCATCGTACGCGACCTGAAGAACAAGTACCGCGAAGAATACCGCATTCTCAGCACCACCATCGTGCAGGAAGCCCTGGACAGCCTGCTGGAACTGAAGAACAAAGGGGAAACCGTTTCCCTGTTCCTCACCGATCAGCGCATGCCCGAAATGGACGGCGTAACCTTTCTGGAGCACGCCCGGAAGTTTTACCCGGATGCGAAACGTGTACTGCTTACCGCCTATTCAGACACCGAAGCGGCCATTAAGGCGATCAACCAGGTACAGCTGGACTACTATCTCATTAAGCCCTGGGACCCGCCGGAGGAGAAATTATACCCGGTGATCGACGAGCTGCTCGATGAATGGCGCGGCATGTACCGCCCGGAGTTCCGCGGCATCAAAGTAACTGGCTACCAGTTCTCCCGCGATTCGCATGCGGTGAAGGACTTCCTGGCGGGCAACCTCATCCCCTACCAGTGGCTGGACATACAGAACTCGGAAGAAGGCCAGCGCCTGCTGAAACTCAATAAACTGGATAATAACAGTCTGCCCGTTGTGTTCATGGACGACGGCTCCTATCTCTGCAAACCTTCCATTGGCGACATTGCGGCTAAAGTAGGGTTGAATCCGCAGATCAAGCATGACATGTACGATGTGGTGATCATCGGTGCGGGACCGGCAGGCCTTGCCGCCGGCGTATACGGTGCGTCCGAAGGCTTAAAAACACTGCTCATCGAGCGTCGTGCCCCGGGCGGACAGGCAGGTACCAGTTCCCGCATCGAGAACTATCTTGGCTTTCCTACGGGCCTGAGTGGTGCTGAACTTACCCGCCGTGCGATTACACAGGCAACCCGGCTGGGTACAGAATTTATCACGCCGCAGGCGGTAAAAGACATTAAACAAAGCGGCGGTTATAACAAGATCATCCTCGACGACGATCGGGAAATCAACACCCGCAGCATCGTGATTACTACCGGTGTAGACTATCGTAAACTAGACACCAAAGGCATCGCCGACTTCACCGGTGCCGGCATTTACTACGGTGCCGCTATGACCGAAGCTACTGCCTGTAAGGGACAAAACGTGTTCGTGGTAGGCGGCGGCAACTCCGCCGGACAGGCAGCGATGTACCTTTCGAAGTTCGCGCAGAACGTATACATCCTTATTCGTAAAGATGATTTGTCGAGCACCATGTCATCTTACCTGATCGACCAGATCGCCGGTACCGACAATATCGTCGTACGGCCTAAGACCGAAATCATTGAAGCACGCGGCACCGACAGGCTGGAAGAACTGGTGATCCGCGAAATAGAGACCGGCAACACCACTACCGAAAGAGCCGGTGCCCTCTACATCTTCATTGGTGCTAAACCCTTTACCGACTGGATTAAGATGGACATCATCAAAGATCCGAAAGGCTTTATCGAAACCGGTCGTGAGTTAAAGAACTACGACAACTTCGCCCGCGTGTGGAAGCAGAACCGCGATCCTTACTTGCTGGAGACCAGCTGCCCGGGCATCTTTGCTGCCGGCGACGTACGCGCCAGCGCCATGAACCGTGTGGCAGCCGCAGTAGGCGAAGGCTCGATGGCCATCAGTTTTGTACACAAATTCCTGGCGGAAGTAAAATAA
- a CDS encoding ATP-binding protein, with product MIPVTSEHLQNIDVLRNVPSEQLQWLIDNSEHRIVPQGDYAFKKGDALDKLVIIIKGKIFVFIAMDNQQREIATWGTGTITGYLPFSRATHTFASGQAVEDTQLMSLPLPQVREMICERFELTEVLVHVMTDRVRDLTANQLQNEKMTALGKLSAGLAHELNNPASAVVRGAVSLKQHLQAMPEYFKEVISVQMRPEDVDLVRDVMFEVIGHHQHKATLSMMERSGKEDDMYDWLSQFNVKNAQDIAENFVEFGFTLTHLETFKKHISEKDLSAILNWINKNLVTERMVTDIEEASQRISKLVQSVKTFTHMDQGNARQQSNIHDGLTNTLTMLQYKLRKNNIQLVQAFDKDLPPINAMIGELNQVWTNLIDNAVDAMEVNGKGVLEIKTERDGDCIKVHIIDNGPGIPPEISRRIFDPFFTTKSIGKGTGLGLDIVNQIVKQHKGAIKVESVPGRTNFWVSLPIKG from the coding sequence ATGATACCTGTAACCAGCGAACATCTTCAAAACATAGACGTACTCAGGAATGTACCCAGCGAGCAGCTGCAGTGGCTGATCGACAACAGCGAACACCGGATCGTGCCGCAGGGCGACTACGCCTTTAAAAAAGGCGATGCGCTGGATAAGCTGGTCATCATCATCAAGGGAAAAATATTCGTATTTATTGCCATGGACAACCAGCAGCGGGAGATCGCTACCTGGGGTACGGGCACGATTACGGGCTACCTCCCCTTTTCGCGCGCTACACACACGTTCGCCAGCGGTCAGGCTGTGGAAGATACGCAGCTGATGTCGCTGCCATTACCACAGGTACGGGAGATGATCTGCGAACGTTTTGAACTGACGGAGGTACTGGTACATGTGATGACCGACCGCGTGAGAGACCTGACGGCCAATCAGCTCCAGAATGAAAAAATGACCGCACTGGGTAAACTATCCGCAGGCTTAGCGCACGAACTGAACAACCCCGCTTCGGCTGTGGTACGTGGTGCTGTGTCGCTGAAACAACACTTGCAGGCCATGCCGGAGTATTTTAAAGAAGTGATCAGCGTACAGATGCGGCCCGAGGATGTAGACCTGGTAAGGGACGTGATGTTCGAGGTAATCGGCCATCATCAGCATAAAGCTACGCTCTCCATGATGGAGCGTTCTGGCAAAGAGGACGATATGTACGACTGGCTATCGCAGTTCAACGTAAAGAATGCGCAGGACATTGCAGAGAACTTCGTGGAGTTCGGGTTCACCCTCACTCACCTGGAAACATTCAAGAAACATATTTCGGAGAAAGACCTGAGCGCGATCCTTAACTGGATCAACAAAAACCTGGTAACCGAAAGGATGGTGACAGATATTGAAGAAGCCTCCCAGCGCATCTCCAAACTGGTGCAATCGGTAAAAACCTTTACCCACATGGACCAGGGCAATGCCCGCCAGCAGAGCAACATTCACGATGGGCTTACCAATACCCTTACGATGCTGCAGTACAAGTTGCGTAAAAACAACATCCAGCTGGTACAGGCGTTCGATAAAGACCTGCCGCCCATCAACGCAATGATCGGGGAACTGAACCAGGTGTGGACGAACCTGATCGATAACGCGGTGGATGCGATGGAAGTGAACGGCAAGGGCGTGCTGGAAATTAAGACCGAACGTGACGGCGATTGTATCAAAGTGCACATTATTGATAACGGCCCGGGTATTCCTCCTGAAATTAGCCGTCGTATATTTGACCCGTTCTTTACCACCAAATCAATTGGTAAAGGCACCGGCCTGGGGCTTGATATTGTGAACCAGATCGTAAAACAACATAAGGGAGCCATCAAAGTGGAATCGGTGCCCGGCCGCACCAACTTTTGGGTATCCCTTCCCATTAAAGGATAA
- a CDS encoding YqjF family protein produces the protein MLNTQANRIREMVEHRPQVQFPGNEWQWYQEWDQVLFFHWQLDPAEVTPLLPPKLRLDLFEGRAWISLVPFTMMQVRPRLLPPLSFVSDFHEVNLRTYVTNGPNKGVYFFSLEAGNAFSAYISRRFSGLPYERSAISREAGQYDVQNPRTGNHLRVRYTPGEAVKHKTELDKWLTERYYLMLQKGDKVFEFHVHHPEWALQEPGVQEVDISYKLGNLHLTHKTVARTHYSPGVKVIAWPQEIIHV, from the coding sequence ATGTTGAATACCCAGGCAAACAGGATCCGGGAAATGGTGGAACATCGTCCACAGGTGCAGTTCCCGGGCAATGAATGGCAGTGGTACCAGGAGTGGGACCAGGTGCTGTTTTTCCACTGGCAGCTCGACCCCGCCGAAGTAACACCGCTGCTGCCCCCCAAACTGAGACTGGATTTATTTGAAGGCAGGGCCTGGATATCGCTGGTGCCTTTTACCATGATGCAGGTTCGCCCCCGCCTGTTGCCACCACTCTCCTTTGTGTCTGATTTTCATGAAGTAAACCTGCGCACCTATGTAACGAACGGACCTAACAAGGGCGTGTATTTCTTCTCATTGGAAGCAGGGAATGCCTTTTCCGCCTACATTTCCCGGCGGTTCTCGGGATTACCTTACGAGCGGTCTGCCATTTCGCGGGAGGCCGGGCAGTACGACGTGCAGAATCCCCGCACGGGAAATCATTTGCGGGTGCGTTATACGCCCGGGGAAGCGGTGAAACATAAAACGGAACTGGATAAATGGCTGACTGAGCGATACTACCTCATGCTGCAGAAGGGAGATAAAGTTTTTGAGTTTCATGTCCATCATCCTGAATGGGCATTGCAAGAGCCCGGTGTACAGGAAGTGGATATCAGTTACAAATTGGGAAACCTCCACCTCACTCATAAAACCGTTGCCCGCACGCATTATTCACCCGGCGTAAAAGTAATCGCCTGGCCACAGGAGATCATTCACGTTTGA
- a CDS encoding HPF/RaiA family ribosome-associated protein → MEPIIIQSLGFKAQAALEDFIKEKLQTIKHDKVVKTEVTLYLGPDSKPDNKTCEIRLHIPGNDLFAKKDGEYFEPAVSECIEVLKREVRELKERQADRRQADAEVIQNALMEGGADDDEL, encoded by the coding sequence ATGGAACCTATTATCATTCAGTCATTAGGATTTAAAGCGCAGGCGGCCCTGGAAGATTTCATCAAAGAGAAGCTCCAAACGATCAAACACGATAAAGTGGTAAAAACAGAAGTTACCCTTTACCTGGGACCTGACAGCAAACCAGATAATAAAACCTGCGAAATAAGGCTACACATCCCCGGTAACGACCTGTTTGCCAAGAAAGATGGGGAATATTTTGAACCTGCCGTAAGTGAGTGTATAGAAGTGCTGAAGAGAGAAGTACGCGAACTGAAGGAAAGACAGGCCGATCGTCGCCAGGCAGATGCAGAGGTAATTCAGAACGCATTGATGGAAGGTGGCGCAGATGACGATGAGCTGTAG